The following proteins are encoded in a genomic region of Phycisphaerales bacterium:
- a CDS encoding AAA family ATPase codes for MSSQQDPHLDAWMEPEEAPRHGQTSNPILMVHRALRGRYLLAAAIGAILAVPGALVGYNLMAPVYTSTGVISIDPAGRRLIYDTEFNEQIASFDSFVRSQATTLQSPRVMQAAADELTKVGKLPAGQPNWIRLQRASEVSVPRGSREIYLRVTMRDPRLAKDAAETILNSYATIAKEEGNEVWDRQITQLEGIRDIARRDRDAALAQARRLAEGQGTVDLDRRRLFVQQQLEAIERQIQALEIERPTLVEPAAAQDGEPERELTPNDYAQIDPDMAALVSQRRDLEQSMSAMLSRVTDRHPDYLAASDELASVNKRINERMIVLEEMDLGIGNGAGLGGLGIRLESLRKIKAERAAEAKNLAEVALDIRTYEVEAQAAQERFDLAAKEIEALTTERQASNEGRIRIAQQAETPFQPSEDRRLPLAAVGAMGGFGLSLAAFAGYGLLHPRYRYVADLEEESAAPPVLGLVPQVEEGRIEDDEAAQAGVHQIRSLLESVPHKGNARVIVVTSAMAAEGKSTLAAALAASMARAGRSTLLIDADLIGRGVTGRLSARRLAGLTDRIASAHDNGQIHEVEGRENLDLMPAGVAEGFDAERLSSQAMGDLLASLRTRYDAIVVDTGPILGSLEANAVVPHVDQVVLVVSRGQNTRLVKVAIDRLHRFHAGRIGMVFNRAARADIERSTSAASISFRSRMASRPEAEQAQSVSSSA; via the coding sequence GTGAGCAGCCAGCAGGATCCGCATCTGGACGCGTGGATGGAGCCCGAGGAGGCTCCGCGCCACGGGCAGACCAGCAACCCGATCCTGATGGTGCACCGCGCCCTGCGCGGTCGGTACCTGCTCGCCGCTGCGATTGGCGCCATCCTGGCGGTGCCCGGTGCGCTGGTTGGTTACAACCTAATGGCGCCGGTGTACACGAGCACGGGAGTGATCAGCATCGACCCAGCCGGGCGTCGCCTGATCTACGACACCGAGTTCAATGAGCAGATCGCTTCGTTCGACTCGTTCGTGCGTTCGCAGGCAACGACGCTGCAGAGCCCGCGTGTGATGCAGGCCGCGGCCGACGAGTTGACCAAGGTGGGCAAGTTGCCCGCGGGCCAGCCCAACTGGATCCGGCTTCAACGCGCCTCGGAAGTCTCCGTACCCAGGGGCAGCCGCGAGATCTACCTGCGGGTCACGATGCGAGACCCCCGGCTGGCCAAGGACGCGGCCGAGACGATCCTTAACTCTTACGCAACAATCGCTAAAGAAGAAGGCAATGAGGTCTGGGATCGACAGATAACGCAGTTGGAGGGAATTCGGGACATCGCACGGCGTGATCGCGATGCCGCGCTGGCCCAGGCACGCCGGCTCGCCGAGGGCCAGGGTACGGTCGACCTGGATCGTCGCCGGCTGTTCGTGCAGCAACAACTCGAGGCGATCGAAAGGCAGATCCAGGCGCTCGAGATCGAGCGCCCAACGCTCGTCGAACCAGCCGCAGCCCAGGACGGCGAGCCCGAGCGTGAACTGACGCCCAACGACTATGCCCAGATCGATCCTGACATGGCCGCGCTGGTGAGCCAGCGACGGGATCTCGAGCAATCGATGTCGGCCATGCTCAGCCGCGTGACGGACCGCCATCCCGACTATCTTGCGGCCAGCGATGAATTGGCTTCAGTGAACAAGCGCATCAATGAGCGCATGATCGTCCTGGAAGAGATGGATCTGGGCATTGGCAACGGCGCCGGGCTGGGCGGGCTTGGCATCCGCCTTGAATCGCTCAGGAAAATCAAGGCCGAACGCGCAGCGGAAGCAAAGAACCTGGCCGAGGTAGCGCTGGATATCCGCACATACGAGGTCGAGGCTCAAGCCGCCCAGGAGCGATTCGACCTGGCGGCGAAGGAAATCGAGGCGTTGACGACCGAGCGGCAAGCCTCAAACGAGGGCCGCATCCGCATCGCCCAGCAGGCCGAGACGCCCTTCCAGCCCAGCGAAGACCGCCGACTGCCACTGGCGGCCGTGGGCGCGATGGGTGGATTCGGGCTGTCTCTGGCCGCTTTTGCCGGATATGGCCTGCTGCACCCGCGTTATCGCTACGTGGCCGACCTCGAAGAAGAGTCGGCGGCTCCGCCGGTCCTCGGGCTCGTGCCACAGGTGGAGGAAGGCCGTATCGAAGACGACGAAGCCGCGCAGGCCGGCGTGCACCAGATCCGCAGCCTGCTCGAGTCGGTGCCACACAAGGGCAACGCACGGGTGATCGTCGTGACCAGCGCCATGGCTGCCGAGGGCAAGAGCACGCTGGCAGCGGCCCTGGCTGCATCGATGGCCAGGGCCGGTCGCTCGACCTTGCTGATCGATGCCGATCTGATCGGTCGTGGCGTGACGGGCCGGCTCTCGGCTCGGCGTCTGGCGGGCCTGACCGATCGCATCGCCAGTGCGCACGACAACGGCCAGATCCACGAGGTCGAGGGCCGAGAAAACCTGGATCTGATGCCCGCCGGCGTGGCCGAAGGCTTCGATGCCGAGCGTCTGTCCAGCCAGGCGATGGGCGATCTGCTGGCATCGCTGCGGACCCGCTACGACGCAATCGTGGTCGACACGGGACCGATCCTTGGCAGCCTGGAGGCCAACGCGGTGGTTCCCCACGTCGATCAGGTGGTGCTGGTCGTGTCGCGCGGGCAGAACACGCGGCTGGTGAAGGTGGCCATCGATCGCCTGCACCGATTCCACGCCGGTCGTATCGGAATGGTCTTCAATCGGGCGGCCCGGGCTGACATCGAACGCAGCACGAGCGCGGCGTCCATCAGCTTCCGCTCGCGGATGGCATCGCGGCCCGAGGCCGAGCAGGCCCAGAGCGTCTCGTCAAGCGCATGA
- a CDS encoding exosortase-associated EpsI family protein, with product MSVHPRQLVIAALAVGLTAFVLAAMSLYTIFSIRPTGQDAYFKRVETVIESLPRHIGRFQGADQPPLPASIELLRPNKLLQRRYEDALSGEGFSILIVHCGDVRDMQGHYPPECYPSSGWTVEETTPETIERSTGGPIPITRYVVSRGEEPDRNVRVIANTFVVPRADSPLGRDDSILDRVTRTRWSSGLGAAQVQIITEAQMDPQTRREIERAVAEELQGLIDAVASPRVGEGEPT from the coding sequence ATGTCCGTACACCCGCGTCAACTCGTCATCGCCGCCCTGGCGGTCGGACTCACGGCCTTCGTGCTGGCGGCGATGTCGCTGTACACGATCTTCTCGATTCGGCCGACCGGGCAGGACGCGTACTTCAAGCGGGTCGAGACGGTCATCGAGTCGCTGCCCAGGCACATCGGGCGGTTCCAGGGGGCTGATCAGCCTCCTCTGCCGGCGTCGATCGAACTGCTGCGCCCCAATAAGCTGCTCCAGCGTCGATATGAGGATGCTCTCAGCGGAGAAGGGTTCTCCATCCTGATTGTGCATTGCGGGGACGTGCGAGACATGCAGGGCCACTATCCGCCGGAGTGCTACCCAAGCAGCGGCTGGACGGTCGAGGAGACCACGCCCGAGACGATCGAGCGTTCCACCGGCGGGCCCATTCCCATAACCCGCTACGTGGTCAGCCGCGGCGAAGAACCTGACCGGAATGTACGGGTAATCGCGAACACGTTTGTGGTGCCACGAGCCGATAGCCCCTTGGGGCGCGATGACAGCATCCTGGATCGGGTGACGCGCACCAGGTGGAGTTCGGGTCTGGGGGCGGCCCAGGTGCAGATCATCACCGAAGCCCAGATGGACCCGCAAACGCGTCGCGAGATCGAACGCGCCGTGGCCGAAGAACTGCAAGGATTGATCGACGCGGTGGCATCGCCCCGCGTGGGAGAAGGGGAGCCGACGTGA
- a CDS encoding exosortase/archaeosortase family protein, whose protein sequence is MTSVAASIPVHEARSGWTAGRISWLVVLLGLAVVAALPSWHNVLDLALRSDEYSHMLLVLPVFGLLLWQRRSRLAAVAPNYSLWGAVLAVAGVAMDFIGFASQIDAIKDLGMVVMLVAAVVAVAGWRWPLAALPAFGVLLFLVPVPGRLRQQIAKPLQEVSASITEWILGLLGQPVVRWGNVLEINGIEVAVAEACNGMRMVVALALVAYAFAFSMPLRPWARVVILVASPLIAVLANVLRLGPTVLSYGYLDLELADFVHDVSGWLVLVVALGVLWGSVALARWLELPIEPEASKPR, encoded by the coding sequence ATGACCTCGGTAGCAGCATCCATCCCGGTGCATGAAGCGCGTTCGGGCTGGACTGCGGGCCGTATCTCGTGGCTGGTCGTGCTGCTGGGGCTCGCCGTGGTCGCCGCGCTGCCGAGTTGGCACAACGTGCTGGACCTGGCGCTTCGCAGCGATGAATACTCGCACATGCTGCTGGTGTTGCCCGTCTTCGGGCTGCTGCTGTGGCAACGTCGGTCTCGGCTCGCGGCGGTCGCACCCAACTACAGCCTTTGGGGCGCCGTGCTGGCGGTGGCGGGCGTGGCGATGGACTTCATTGGCTTCGCAAGCCAGATCGACGCGATCAAGGACCTGGGCATGGTGGTCATGCTCGTGGCGGCCGTCGTGGCCGTCGCGGGGTGGCGCTGGCCGCTGGCGGCGCTGCCGGCCTTTGGAGTTCTGCTGTTCCTGGTGCCGGTACCCGGGCGGCTGCGGCAGCAGATTGCCAAGCCGTTGCAGGAGGTCTCCGCTTCCATCACCGAATGGATCCTCGGATTGCTGGGTCAGCCGGTAGTGCGGTGGGGCAACGTCCTTGAGATCAACGGCATCGAGGTGGCCGTCGCAGAAGCGTGTAATGGCATGCGCATGGTCGTGGCCCTGGCGCTGGTGGCATACGCGTTTGCCTTCTCGATGCCCTTGCGGCCCTGGGCGCGCGTGGTGATCCTGGTGGCCAGCCCGCTGATCGCCGTTCTCGCCAACGTGCTTCGGCTGGGGCCGACGGTGCTCTCCTACGGCTACCTCGATCTGGAGTTGGCCGACTTTGTTCACGACGTGAGCGGCTGGCTCGTGCTCGTGGTCGCCCTGGGCGTGCTGTGGGGCTCGGTCGCCCTGGCTCGATGGCTGGAACTGCCGATCGAACCCGAGGCATCGAAGCCACGTTAG
- a CDS encoding glycosyltransferase: protein MMRELSARVPVLYVNSIGMRVPRPGKGGMFVKRVLRKLKSFSHGLTRVREGFWVLSPVVAPAGLGASVNERALMMQVRRAARKAGIRNPLVWVACPPGQPVVDALDPVGVVYQRTDRFEEYRGVDRQRISRFDRLLKERADVTLFCSSWLMDQERDQPRGSAFVDHGVDYEPFEAAGLGETPAPADTTDLPRPLVGFVGGIDAHTFDPELFLEVAKAVPEATFMLVGGCSLPEDWCTLTNVRQLGQRPYEQVPGYMAAADVLIMPWNRSEWIRACNPVKLKEYLAVGRPIVSTPFPELRRYDGLVRVGETAEEFARHVRHALENDFDPTPGRDRVRAQTWTAKADAVLEVLRDRGIASVDAS from the coding sequence ATGATGCGGGAATTGAGCGCTCGCGTGCCGGTGCTCTACGTCAACTCCATCGGCATGCGCGTGCCCCGACCGGGCAAAGGCGGCATGTTCGTCAAGCGCGTGCTGCGCAAGCTCAAGAGCTTTAGCCACGGGCTGACCAGGGTGCGCGAAGGGTTCTGGGTGCTCAGCCCGGTCGTGGCGCCCGCCGGGCTCGGCGCGAGCGTGAATGAACGAGCGCTCATGATGCAGGTCCGCCGGGCCGCGCGCAAGGCGGGCATCCGCAATCCGCTGGTGTGGGTCGCTTGTCCGCCCGGGCAGCCGGTCGTCGATGCGCTAGACCCCGTGGGCGTGGTGTACCAGCGCACGGATCGCTTCGAGGAGTACCGCGGCGTCGACCGCCAGCGGATCTCGCGATTTGATCGGCTGTTGAAGGAGCGAGCGGACGTTACGCTCTTCTGCTCGAGTTGGTTGATGGATCAGGAACGCGACCAGCCGCGGGGTTCGGCGTTCGTCGACCACGGCGTGGACTACGAGCCCTTCGAGGCCGCCGGGCTCGGCGAGACGCCTGCACCGGCGGACACGACCGACCTGCCGCGCCCGCTGGTGGGCTTCGTGGGCGGCATCGATGCGCATACGTTCGATCCGGAGCTGTTCCTCGAAGTCGCCAAGGCTGTTCCAGAAGCCACGTTCATGCTGGTCGGCGGGTGCAGCCTACCCGAGGATTGGTGCACGCTGACAAACGTGCGGCAGCTCGGCCAGCGACCCTATGAACAGGTGCCCGGCTATATGGCCGCCGCCGACGTGTTGATCATGCCGTGGAATCGGAGCGAGTGGATCCGAGCCTGCAACCCGGTGAAGCTTAAGGAATATCTCGCCGTGGGGAGGCCCATTGTAAGTACGCCATTTCCAGAACTACGGCGGTACGACGGCCTGGTGCGCGTGGGCGAGACGGCCGAGGAATTCGCTCGGCATGTGCGACATGCACTTGAGAACGACTTCGATCCCACGCCGGGCCGCGATCGAGTCCGCGCCCAGACGTGGACGGCCAAGGCCGATGCGGTGCTGGAGGTGCTGCGTGACCGCGGCATCGCGAGCGTGGATGCGTCATGA
- a CDS encoding nucleotide sugar dehydrogenase yields MSEATMDATVAHGLKTKLETNTAMVGVIGLGYVGLPLAASLHEGGLPVLGLDVDPTKIEALGRGENYLKHLGDEMTRTLAGSDRFEATSDFSRLADADVIIVCLPTPLGKHHEPDLSYVVVAGEQIGRTLRAGQLIALESTTYPGTTRGEFLEAIEREARKRGVNLACGKDYFVAYSPEREDPGRQSHTTSTIPKLVGGLDDTSTDLAMQMYAKGIENLHRVDSAEIAEAAKLLENIFRAVNIAMVNEMKLILTRMGIDVWKVIEAASTKPFGFMPFYPGPGLGGHCIPIDPFYLTWKAREFGHVTRFIELAGEINHAMPAYVVDRLASALNQHGKPVHGSKVLVLGLAYKPDVDDTRESPSFEVIELLRERGASVDYSDPHVPKTVPVRKHDLQMHSVELTPDNLKKFDAVIVVTNHKAFDYAAIAQHASLVVDTRNAMAAYADGMGDRLVKA; encoded by the coding sequence ATGAGCGAAGCGACCATGGACGCAACGGTGGCACACGGCCTGAAGACCAAACTTGAGACGAACACCGCGATGGTGGGCGTGATCGGCTTGGGATACGTCGGGCTGCCGCTGGCGGCGAGCCTGCATGAAGGTGGACTGCCCGTGCTCGGGCTGGACGTCGACCCCACCAAGATCGAGGCGCTCGGCCGGGGCGAGAATTATCTCAAGCACCTGGGCGACGAAATGACCCGGACGCTGGCAGGCAGCGATCGCTTCGAGGCCACGAGCGACTTTTCTCGGCTGGCCGACGCGGACGTCATCATCGTGTGCCTGCCCACGCCGCTTGGGAAGCACCACGAGCCAGACCTGAGCTACGTCGTGGTCGCGGGCGAGCAGATTGGCCGCACGCTGCGGGCCGGCCAACTCATCGCGCTGGAATCGACGACGTACCCCGGAACCACGCGGGGTGAGTTCCTGGAGGCCATTGAACGCGAGGCGCGCAAGCGCGGCGTGAACCTTGCATGCGGCAAGGACTACTTCGTCGCCTACTCGCCCGAGCGAGAGGACCCGGGCCGCCAGAGCCATACGACCAGCACCATCCCCAAGTTGGTGGGCGGACTTGACGACACCTCGACTGACTTGGCGATGCAGATGTACGCCAAGGGCATCGAGAACCTGCACCGCGTGGACAGCGCCGAGATCGCCGAGGCTGCCAAGCTGCTGGAGAACATCTTCCGCGCCGTCAACATCGCGATGGTCAACGAGATGAAGCTCATCCTGACCCGCATGGGCATCGACGTGTGGAAGGTCATCGAGGCGGCCAGCACCAAGCCCTTCGGGTTCATGCCCTTCTACCCCGGCCCTGGCCTGGGCGGGCACTGCATCCCGATCGATCCGTTCTACCTGACGTGGAAGGCGCGGGAGTTCGGGCACGTGACGCGGTTCATCGAGCTGGCCGGCGAGATCAACCACGCCATGCCGGCGTACGTCGTCGATCGCTTGGCGAGTGCCCTGAACCAGCACGGCAAGCCCGTGCACGGCTCGAAGGTGCTGGTGCTGGGCCTGGCGTACAAGCCCGATGTGGACGACACGCGTGAGAGCCCGTCGTTCGAGGTCATCGAGCTGTTGCGCGAGCGTGGAGCCAGCGTGGACTACAGCGATCCGCACGTGCCCAAGACCGTGCCCGTGCGCAAGCACGACCTCCAGATGCACTCGGTGGAACTCACGCCCGACAACCTGAAGAAGTTCGACGCCGTGATCGTGGTGACGAACCACAAGGCGTTTGATTACGCCGCGATCGCCCAGCACGCGAGCCTGGTCGTCGACACCCGCAACGCCATGGCGGCCTACGCCGATGGCATGGGCGACCGGCTCGTGAAGGCCTGA
- a CDS encoding glycosyltransferase — protein MIFVTVGAQMAFDRMIRAVDQWAKDAGRTDVFAQIGPAEYVPEHIEHTGFLEPPQFAERARAADVIVAHAGMGSIITALTMGKPILVMPRRGDLRETRNDHQVATARRLSELGKVAVAMDEKELIERLGRLEELRAAGAIGPNAQDSLIAAVRGVVFGDVAR, from the coding sequence GTGATTTTCGTCACCGTGGGCGCCCAGATGGCCTTCGACCGCATGATCCGGGCCGTGGACCAGTGGGCCAAGGATGCGGGCCGGACGGACGTGTTCGCTCAGATCGGACCTGCCGAGTATGTGCCCGAGCACATCGAGCACACGGGGTTCCTGGAGCCACCGCAGTTCGCCGAGCGGGCTCGGGCGGCCGACGTCATCGTGGCTCATGCGGGCATGGGGTCGATCATCACGGCCTTGACGATGGGCAAGCCCATCCTGGTCATGCCCCGGCGGGGCGACCTTCGGGAGACTCGCAACGACCATCAGGTGGCCACGGCCCGCCGGCTGAGCGAATTGGGCAAGGTGGCGGTGGCGATGGATGAGAAAGAACTCATCGAGCGGCTTGGGCGTCTTGAGGAACTCAGGGCGGCCGGCGCGATCGGCCCCAATGCCCAAGACTCGCTCATCGCCGCGGTACGCGGGGTGGTATTCGGCGACGTGGCCCGATAG
- a CDS encoding spondin domain-containing protein — MNRNAVLMLALAALTAGPAMAQTVQVRIENLQESGGMSFTPFFLGFHDGSFDVFDAGTMASGGITEIAELGDTGPLTSRFMTEQPGGVSTTFADPSGPPVFSPGESATIDIDVGDASENRFFNYASMVVPTNDLFVGNDMSRELFDASGRFLGPVTIDIFGRSVWDNGTEVNDITDGPAFVEGIDATGGTAEFEDIQAFFSRPGADAYLASIIGTTTAPGDEITRVFTEGELIGRITIVPAPGVASLGIIGGLGMMARRRR; from the coding sequence ATGAATCGCAACGCAGTCTTGATGCTCGCACTGGCGGCGCTGACCGCCGGGCCCGCGATGGCCCAGACCGTGCAGGTGCGGATCGAAAACCTCCAGGAATCCGGCGGGATGTCCTTCACGCCCTTTTTCCTCGGCTTCCATGATGGCAGCTTCGACGTGTTCGATGCCGGCACCATGGCCTCGGGCGGGATCACCGAGATCGCCGAACTGGGAGACACCGGGCCGCTGACCAGCCGCTTCATGACCGAACAGCCAGGTGGCGTGAGCACGACGTTCGCCGACCCGAGCGGCCCGCCGGTGTTCAGCCCGGGCGAGAGCGCCACGATCGACATCGACGTGGGCGATGCGAGCGAGAACCGCTTCTTCAACTACGCGTCGATGGTCGTGCCGACCAATGACCTGTTCGTCGGCAACGACATGTCGCGCGAGTTGTTCGACGCCAGCGGCCGCTTCCTCGGACCGGTCACGATCGACATCTTCGGCCGCAGCGTGTGGGACAACGGCACCGAGGTAAACGACATCACCGACGGACCCGCCTTCGTCGAAGGCATCGACGCGACCGGGGGCACCGCCGAGTTCGAGGACATCCAGGCATTCTTCTCTCGCCCGGGGGCCGACGCGTATCTGGCCTCGATCATCGGGACCACGACCGCGCCGGGCGATGAGATCACGCGCGTGTTCACCGAGGGCGAGTTGATCGGCCGGATCACCATCGTGCCGGCACCCGGCGTTGCCAGCCTCGGGATCATCGGCGGCCTGGGCATGATGGCCCGCCGACGTCGATAG
- a CDS encoding sigma-70 family RNA polymerase sigma factor, translating into MNNDPTDREPSVDPSQWVAAHGDALYAYALRRLGDASQAEDAVQDCLLAALGASRPFRGDSAERTWLTGILKHKVLDVLRARYRRKEHASGLAEMASAPLEDFSDGFWRVHQQGFGGPSDSGESASPLGAMERAEFARRVAQAVERLPEPMRAVLVLREVDGLSSAELGEALGVTPSQVWTLVHRAKARVRRELGGGRAAEGER; encoded by the coding sequence ATGAACAACGACCCGACCGACCGCGAGCCGAGCGTCGACCCCAGCCAATGGGTGGCCGCCCATGGCGACGCGCTGTACGCCTATGCGCTGCGCCGGCTGGGTGATGCGTCGCAGGCAGAGGATGCGGTCCAGGACTGCCTGCTGGCGGCCCTGGGGGCATCCCGGCCTTTTCGGGGGGATTCGGCCGAGCGGACGTGGCTGACGGGCATCCTGAAGCACAAGGTTCTGGACGTGCTGCGGGCCCGATATCGCCGCAAGGAGCACGCGTCGGGGCTTGCCGAGATGGCTTCGGCGCCGCTGGAGGACTTCTCCGATGGTTTCTGGCGGGTGCACCAGCAAGGATTTGGCGGCCCGAGCGACTCAGGGGAGAGCGCTTCGCCGCTGGGGGCCATGGAACGTGCGGAGTTCGCCCGCCGGGTAGCCCAGGCGGTGGAACGCCTGCCCGAACCGATGCGAGCGGTGCTGGTGCTGCGGGAGGTTGACGGGTTGAGTTCGGCCGAACTAGGAGAAGCCTTGGGCGTGACGCCCTCGCAGGTCTGGACGCTGGTGCACCGGGCGAAGGCTCGCGTGCGCCGCGAACTGGGCGGCGGCCGGGCCGCGGAGGGCGAGCGATGA